In Paroedura picta isolate Pp20150507F chromosome 1, Ppicta_v3.0, whole genome shotgun sequence, the following are encoded in one genomic region:
- the ZC3H12D gene encoding putative ribonuclease ZC3H12D, with the protein MDTQQSKLEFFCKLGYSKEQVGRVLEKLGQEASENDLLQELIQVGSSRTQEPEKWMQQFPSRPGAPASCKALAISLPSAEEASHPDADLRSIVIDGSNVAMSHGNKEVFSCMGIQLVVDWFKNRGHKYVKVFVPSWRKESTRYDNPITDQHILETLAKQAILIYTPSRKMKGKRMVCYDDRYIVKLAYEQDGVIVSNDNFRDLQNENLEWKWFIEQRLLMYSFVNDIFMPPDDPLGRHGPSLANFLSKKPLLPEPRWQLCPYGKKCTYGNKCKFYHPERVNCDQISVADELRAKTKSYVLTQRSEEEWMRTTPTKIPSSRPVGLRGNSTIVRKISSAHGLEELHTNPSQWEDGSIRNSANDWQSVHQGSWQPEATALHKGLERHTGTLLKQLSALSLSFQNCSQYTLVRPGKYEDMVDDRHKVQHPKHSAPLPHRSQCLDCPCLQRYNFQGLGVCQDEKESGLRPPAQVCRMQTPAVQPTQISGFVKQGLKVQPEVQYSSISSSSSVFSHSKHGNRQHLGNVQVKSYDQSHWLDFSPSGTKAFYSYLSDTESEQNMSVNSLCGERAQTQQAPCSSCPYQLCPPYTLMF; encoded by the exons ATGGATACACAACAGAGCAAGTTGGAGTTTTTCTGCAAGCTGGGCTACAGCAAGGAGCAAGTGGGCAGAGTACTGGAGAAGCTAGGCCAGGAGGCCTCTGAAAATGATTTACTGCAAGAGCTGATCCAGGTAGGCAGCAGCAGGACTCAGGAACCTGAGAAGTGGATGCAGCAATTTCCCTCCAGGCCTGGTGCTCCAGCATCATGCAAGGCCCTGGCTATTTCCCTACCATCTGCTGAGGAAGCCAGTCATCCTGACGCAGACTTGAGATCCATTGTGATTGATGGCAGCAATGTCGCCATGAG TCATGGAAATAAGGAAGTGTTTTCCTGCATGGGAATTCAGCTGGTGGTGGACTGGTTCAAGAACAGAGGTCACAAATACGTCAAAGTCTTTGTTCCTTCTTGGAGAAAGGAATCAACAAGATATGATAATCCTATTACAG ATCAGCATATCCTTGAGACCCTTGCAAAACAAGCGATTCTTATATATACACCATCCCGCAAAATGAAGGGCAAGAGGATGGTGTGCTATGACGATCGATACATAGTTAAGCTGGCATACGAGCAAGATGGGGTCATAGTTTCCAATGACAATTTTCGGGACCTGCAGAATGAAAATCTGGAGTGGAAGTGGTTCATTGAGCAGCGACTGCTCATGTATTCCTTCGTCAATGACAT atttatgcCTCCAGATGACCCCTTGGGCCGACACGGACCTTCTCTTGCCAATTTTCTGAGCAAAAAACCACTGCTGCCTGAACCAAGATGGCAGCTCTGCCCTTACG gcaAAAAGTGTACGTATGGCAACAAATGTAAATTTTATCACCCAGAAAGAGTTAATTGTGATCAAATCTCGGTAGCTGATGAACTTCGAGCAAAGACAAAATCCTATGTACTTACTCAGAGGTCAGAGGAAGAATGGATGAGGACAACCCCCACAAAAATCCCCTCATCCCGTCCAGTGGGACTTAGAGGGAACAGCACTATTGTCAGGAAAATCAGTTCAGCACATGGCTTGGAGGAACTTCACACTAATCCTTCACAGTGGGAAGATGGCAGCATCAGGAATTCAGCAAATGACTGGCAGAGTGTGCATCAAGGCAGCTGGCAACCTGAAGCCACTGCACTACACAAAGGTCTTGAGAGGCATACAGGAACCCTGCTGAAGCAACTCTCTGCATTGTCTCTTAGCTTCCAGAACTGTTCTCAATATACACTTGTGAGACCTGGTAAATATGAGGACATGGTGGATGATCGACATAAGGTTCAGCATCCCAAACACAGTGCACCTCTGCCTCATCGTAGCCAGTGTTTGGACTGCCCATGTTTACAAAGATATAATTTCCAAGGACTAGGTGTCTGCCAAGATGAGAAAGAATCAGGGCTGAGGCCTCCTGCACAAGTTTGCAGGATGCAAACACCAGCAGTGCAACCCACCCAGATATCTGGCTTTGTAAAACAGGGTTTGAAGGTCCAACCTGAAGTACAATACAGTTCAATCAGTTCTTCATCCAGCGTGTTTTCACATAGTAAACATGGCAATAGGCAACATCTTGGAAATGTTCAGGTCAAGTCTTATGACCAGTCACACTGGTTGGATTTCAGCCCATCTGGAACAAAAGCATTTTATTCCTATCTTTCTGACACAGAGTCTGAACAGAACATGTCTGTAAACTCACTTTGTGGAGAACGAGCTCAAACTCAACAAGCACCCTGCTCTTCCTGCCCATATCAACTATGTCCTCCTTACACACTAATGTTTTAG